In a genomic window of Candidatus Hydrogenedentota bacterium:
- a CDS encoding Gfo/Idh/MocA family oxidoreductase, producing the protein MAKKKLNVGMIGYGFMGRAHSNAFRKVSNFFDNEYVPVLKTACARDAEKVKAFADTWGYESTETDWRKLIERKDIDAIDICVPNNLHKEIAIAAANAGKMILCEKPLAMNAAEGEEMCKAVEKAGVLNTVWYNYRRVPAVTLAKQLIDEGRLGKIFHYRAVFLQDWTISADLPQGGAGLWRLDAAAAGSGVTGDLLAHCIDTAIWLNGSMNDVSAMTETFIKERTHTATGKKQAVGIDDACAFLARFKNGSLATFESTRYARGHKALYTFEINGEHASIQWDLHDLHRLNYFDHRDDSIVRGWRSVHVTDGDMPYMGHWWVPGLQIGYEHSFVHQVADFLANVAKGQSTSPTFRDALETQCVCDAVLNSAKSGRWEKVAPAK; encoded by the coding sequence ATGGCTAAGAAGAAACTGAACGTTGGCATGATCGGGTACGGCTTCATGGGGCGGGCGCATTCGAACGCGTTCCGCAAGGTGAGCAACTTTTTCGACAACGAGTACGTGCCGGTGTTGAAAACGGCGTGCGCGCGCGACGCGGAGAAGGTGAAGGCGTTTGCGGACACGTGGGGCTACGAGTCGACGGAGACGGATTGGCGCAAGCTGATCGAGCGCAAGGACATCGACGCGATTGACATCTGCGTGCCGAACAACTTGCACAAAGAAATCGCGATCGCCGCGGCGAACGCGGGCAAGATGATCCTCTGCGAGAAACCGCTTGCGATGAACGCCGCGGAAGGCGAGGAGATGTGCAAGGCCGTCGAGAAAGCGGGCGTGTTGAACACGGTCTGGTACAACTATCGGCGCGTGCCCGCGGTGACGCTTGCGAAGCAACTGATCGACGAAGGGCGCCTCGGGAAAATCTTCCATTACCGCGCGGTTTTCTTGCAAGACTGGACGATCTCAGCGGACTTGCCGCAGGGTGGCGCGGGGTTATGGCGGCTCGATGCGGCGGCGGCCGGCAGCGGCGTCACGGGCGATTTGCTTGCGCACTGCATCGACACAGCGATTTGGCTGAACGGTTCCATGAACGACGTGTCGGCGATGACAGAGACGTTCATCAAGGAACGCACGCACACGGCAACGGGCAAGAAACAGGCGGTCGGCATCGACGACGCGTGCGCGTTTCTCGCGCGCTTCAAGAACGGTTCGCTGGCCACGTTCGAGTCCACGCGGTACGCGCGCGGCCACAAGGCGCTGTACACCTTCGAGATCAACGGCGAACACGCCTCCATCCAGTGGGACCTGCACGACCTGCACCGGCTGAACTACTTCGACCACCGCGACGATTCGATTGTGCGCGGGTGGCGTTCGGTACACGTGACCGACGGCGACATGCCATATATGGGCCACTGGTGGGTGCCCGGATTGCAGATTGGCTACGAACATTCCTTCGTGCACCAGGTCGCGGACTTCCTGGCGAACGTCGCAAAGGGACAGTCCACCTCCCCCACGTTCCGCGACGCGCTCGAAACGCAGTGCGTATGCGACGCAGTATTGAACTCCGCAAAGTCGGGCAGGTGGGAAAAGGTTGCGCCGGCAAAATGA
- a CDS encoding nucleotidyltransferase domain-containing protein, with translation MLAELEIDRELLEAVCKRWHIKKLSIFGSALRDDFRPDSDVDVLIEFDPEHIPGWEIVDVGDDLSKAFGGRYVDMVSPKYVIPALRARILTSAVVQYEAADGKG, from the coding sequence GTGCTTGCGGAACTCGAAATCGATCGAGAGCTTCTGGAGGCGGTGTGCAAACGCTGGCACATCAAAAAGCTGTCGATTTTCGGCAGCGCGCTGCGAGACGATTTTCGGCCCGACAGCGACGTTGACGTACTTATCGAATTCGACCCCGAACACATACCGGGCTGGGAAATTGTTGACGTTGGGGATGATCTTTCAAAAGCTTTTGGCGGGCGATACGTGGACATGGTTAGCCCCAAGTACGTGATTCCCGCGCTGCGCGCGCGCATTTTGACCAGCGCCGTCGTTCAGTACGAGGCCGCCGATGGAAAGGGATGA
- a CDS encoding PaaI family thioesterase, giving the protein MPDNYCYGCGANNPHGLQIKSHWDGNESVCTFMPSPHHSAGPRQYLNGGIIATLIDCHCICTAVANAYRNEGRDVGEPPEIWYVTGGLNVSYLKPTPIDKPVMLRARIVDEKPKKTVLHCTLSSDGADCARGEVVAVRVPSEWKG; this is encoded by the coding sequence ATGCCGGACAACTACTGCTACGGCTGCGGCGCCAACAACCCGCATGGGCTGCAAATCAAAAGTCATTGGGACGGCAACGAATCGGTGTGCACGTTTATGCCGAGTCCGCACCATTCCGCCGGACCGAGGCAGTATTTGAACGGGGGAATCATTGCGACGCTGATCGATTGCCACTGCATTTGCACGGCAGTCGCGAACGCGTACCGCAATGAAGGCCGTGATGTTGGCGAGCCGCCGGAGATTTGGTACGTAACCGGCGGCCTGAACGTGAGCTACTTGAAGCCCACGCCGATCGATAAGCCGGTAATGTTGCGCGCGCGGATAGTCGACGAGAAACCGAAGAAGACCGTGCTACACTGCACGCTCTCGTCGGACGGCGCGGATTGTGCCCGCGGCGAAGTCGTCGCGGTCCGGGTCCCGAGCGAGTGGAAGGGTTAG
- a CDS encoding DUF86 domain-containing protein: protein MERDDAALVRHMLDTARSIARRTESVARDEFDADDDLRDALALRVQIVGEAASKVSHAYRTEHPEVPWGRIVGMRHRIVHDYLNVDFDILWQVAKKDVPALVPLLEGLAKSE, encoded by the coding sequence ATGGAAAGGGATGACGCCGCACTCGTCCGGCACATGCTCGATACCGCCCGGAGCATAGCGCGGCGCACGGAGAGTGTGGCGCGGGACGAGTTTGACGCCGACGATGATCTGCGGGACGCATTGGCCCTGCGAGTTCAGATCGTTGGCGAAGCAGCGTCGAAAGTCTCGCACGCATACAGGACCGAGCATCCCGAAGTGCCGTGGGGACGCATTGTTGGCATGCGGCACAGAATCGTTCACGATTACCTTAATGTAGATTTCGACATACTGTGGCAGGTTGCCAAAAAGGACGTGCCCGCACTTGTGCCATTGCTTGAAGGACTTGCCAAGAGCGAATAA
- a CDS encoding putative DNA binding domain-containing protein, with the protein MNLTELQRAVSNGESEQVEFKRSTGQRTEAMKTVCGMLNGVGGFVLFGVTDKAEIIGQETSSRTLEDIAHELQRIEPPAFPDIEMVKLRTGKAVVVLRVSGGGGPYTYDGRPYARHGPTTKIMPSSRYQRVLLERMHASQRWENLPADGFSIRDLDKTEILRTVDEAVRRLRLDDPGTRDLAELLTGFGLIKKDRLLNAAVVLFARSERLLPYYPQCGIRLARFRGTDKTEFLDNRQELGNAFELLTRTQRFFRDHLPVAGRILTDVFERKDDPLYPPAALREAVANALCHRDYSVPGGAVSVAIYDDRIEVSSTGVLPFDLTPEDLTRPHASRPWNPLIAQVFYRRGIIEAWGRGTIKMRELMEAAGLPAPEFESRAGEVVVRFHPAPGTDHSTKGKRKPQPESRPESRPESRLESLELRILTLLVDGPLSKSSISERLGQKEVSGRLNMVMRSLLREGLVDYTIPERPNSRLQRYVLTPAGRARQTGANREE; encoded by the coding sequence ATGAACCTTACGGAACTCCAGCGAGCGGTCTCCAATGGTGAATCGGAGCAAGTCGAGTTCAAGCGATCCACGGGGCAACGCACCGAAGCGATGAAGACAGTCTGCGGCATGCTGAACGGCGTTGGTGGGTTTGTGCTGTTCGGAGTCACGGACAAGGCGGAGATAATCGGTCAAGAAACCTCCTCGCGGACACTCGAAGATATTGCCCACGAACTGCAGCGGATCGAACCCCCTGCATTCCCCGACATAGAGATGGTCAAACTTCGAACCGGTAAAGCTGTCGTCGTGCTTCGTGTTTCAGGTGGAGGTGGTCCGTACACCTATGATGGACGACCCTATGCCCGGCACGGCCCTACCACGAAGATCATGCCGTCTTCTCGTTATCAGCGTGTCTTGCTCGAACGCATGCATGCATCGCAAAGGTGGGAAAACCTTCCTGCCGATGGATTCTCGATCAGGGATCTGGACAAAACTGAAATACTTCGGACTGTCGACGAAGCCGTCCGGCGCTTGCGGCTGGACGATCCGGGAACACGAGATCTCGCAGAGCTGCTTACGGGATTCGGCTTGATCAAAAAAGACCGGCTTCTGAACGCGGCCGTAGTCCTGTTCGCGCGAAGCGAGCGGCTCTTACCCTACTATCCCCAGTGTGGCATTCGTTTGGCGCGCTTTCGCGGGACAGACAAGACCGAGTTTTTGGACAATCGCCAAGAGCTTGGAAACGCCTTCGAACTGTTGACGCGCACGCAGCGATTCTTCCGCGACCACCTACCCGTGGCGGGGCGTATTCTGACGGATGTATTCGAACGCAAGGACGACCCGCTTTATCCGCCCGCGGCGCTCCGTGAAGCGGTGGCAAACGCACTTTGCCACCGCGATTATAGTGTCCCGGGCGGCGCCGTCAGTGTCGCAATCTACGATGATCGCATAGAAGTGTCAAGCACGGGTGTTTTGCCGTTCGATCTGACGCCGGAAGATCTCACGCGTCCACATGCGTCGCGCCCTTGGAACCCGCTTATTGCCCAGGTCTTCTACAGGAGAGGCATCATCGAAGCGTGGGGGCGGGGAACGATCAAAATGCGAGAACTAATGGAAGCCGCTGGGCTTCCTGCGCCGGAATTCGAGTCCCGTGCCGGAGAGGTGGTGGTTCGTTTTCATCCGGCCCCCGGAACCGACCATTCGACGAAGGGGAAGCGCAAGCCGCAGCCAGAGTCACGGCCAGAGTCGCGGCCAGAGTCACGGCTAGAGTCACTCGAACTGCGGATTCTTACTTTGCTTGTAGACGGCCCCCTATCAAAGTCGTCGATTTCCGAACGCCTAGGACAAAAAGAGGTGTCCGGGAGGCTGAACATGGTAATGCGGTCGCTTCTTCGAGAAGGTTTAGTCGACTACACGATCCCTGAGCGCCCTAACAGCCGTCTTCAGCGCTACGTACTAACCCCCGCGGGCCGCGCGCGGCAAACGGGAGCGAACCGGGAAGAATGA
- a CDS encoding DEAD/DEAH box helicase family protein codes for MNPNNEIERLRKELEQSQRESDRLQSENSKLKDMLEAFSVKPAASLKNQPPQRHVESQPDITGAIPATNTSNSTADERIQLFRSLFRGREDVYAVRWESKKGKSGYSPACAHEWDPILCKKPNGKCTNCSYLPLTNEVVRAHLLGQKTIGIYPLLQDETCWFLATDFDKEGWQEDARVFLETCRAKGAKAYLERSRSGRGGHIWIFFQEAIPAALARKLGSAILTTAMDERHQVGLASYDRLFPNQDTMPKGGFGNLIALPLQRGPRKAGNSEFLGDAFQPHPEQWRFLESVQRLSRNEVQEIVNEVERRDTVLGVRLPATDESADQDPWTLPPSKRQPERQISGPFPQRIPVVQSNLLYIEKEGLNPALTNRIIRLAAFQNPEFYAAQAMRLSTFGKPRVIGCAEESPRHLALPRGCVTELQTFLHSLGIVMELEDKRHSGNDVEFTFQGQLRAEQEEAAIRLLKHDDGVLVAPPGFGKTMLAAWAIAKRRKNTLILVHRTTLLDQWREQLALFLDISRKSIGAVGAGRKKATGILDIAMLQSIQRKGEVADLVADYGHVIVDECHHVSAFTFERIMKEVKAKYVLGLTATPLRKDGHHPIIFMQCGPIRHIVHIKQAAANRPFEHFVIPRATGFCVEAVNPSIHDIYAKLVQDMPRNHQIVADVAAAISRGRVPLILTERIEHIATLESMLCDKIDEVIVLRGGTTKKNRVCLQNRSGEDGKSRYVILATGRYIGEGFDYAPLDTLFLAMPISWRGTLQQYVGRLHRLHASKNEVRVYDYVDHDVPMLARMFAKRLRGYRAMGYVIQDVNEQLPLPVSSLNIASRGE; via the coding sequence ATGAATCCGAACAATGAAATCGAAAGGCTCCGGAAAGAACTGGAGCAATCTCAGAGAGAGTCCGACCGCCTTCAGAGCGAGAATTCAAAGCTCAAAGACATGCTGGAGGCATTCTCCGTAAAGCCTGCCGCGTCACTCAAGAACCAACCACCACAGCGTCATGTCGAGTCACAACCCGACATAACAGGCGCCATACCTGCGACCAACACCTCGAATTCGACTGCCGATGAACGCATTCAACTCTTTCGCTCCCTGTTCCGCGGACGCGAAGACGTATACGCCGTGCGGTGGGAAAGCAAAAAGGGAAAGTCTGGCTATTCGCCTGCATGTGCCCATGAATGGGATCCGATCTTGTGCAAGAAGCCTAATGGAAAGTGCACGAACTGTAGCTACCTTCCCTTGACGAACGAAGTGGTTCGTGCCCACCTTCTTGGGCAAAAAACCATCGGTATATATCCGCTGCTTCAAGACGAAACATGCTGGTTTCTCGCTACCGACTTTGACAAGGAAGGTTGGCAGGAGGATGCGCGTGTTTTCCTGGAAACTTGCCGGGCCAAGGGTGCGAAGGCGTATCTGGAACGCTCACGTTCCGGAAGAGGTGGACATATCTGGATATTCTTCCAGGAAGCCATACCTGCTGCGCTGGCCCGAAAGCTGGGCAGCGCGATTTTGACAACCGCGATGGATGAACGGCATCAGGTAGGTTTGGCGTCGTATGATCGCTTGTTTCCGAATCAGGACACAATGCCCAAAGGCGGATTCGGGAATCTCATCGCGTTGCCGTTACAGCGCGGCCCGCGTAAAGCGGGGAATTCAGAATTCCTGGGTGATGCGTTTCAACCTCATCCGGAGCAATGGAGATTCCTGGAGTCAGTCCAACGGCTTAGCCGGAACGAGGTTCAAGAGATCGTCAATGAGGTGGAACGCCGCGATACGGTCCTCGGTGTTCGACTACCGGCTACCGACGAATCAGCAGACCAAGATCCGTGGACATTGCCTCCATCCAAGAGGCAGCCCGAGAGACAGATATCCGGTCCCTTTCCGCAACGCATTCCCGTCGTTCAGAGTAACCTGCTCTACATCGAGAAGGAAGGCCTAAACCCTGCCCTGACGAACAGGATCATTCGACTTGCGGCGTTTCAAAACCCCGAATTCTATGCGGCACAAGCCATGAGGCTATCAACCTTCGGTAAACCACGGGTCATCGGCTGTGCGGAAGAATCTCCACGGCATCTTGCACTTCCGCGAGGATGCGTTACCGAACTACAAACATTTCTCCATAGCCTTGGAATAGTCATGGAATTGGAGGACAAACGTCATTCCGGCAACGATGTGGAATTCACCTTTCAGGGACAGCTGCGTGCTGAGCAGGAAGAGGCGGCGATTCGGTTGCTCAAACACGATGATGGTGTGCTCGTGGCACCGCCCGGTTTTGGCAAAACAATGTTAGCGGCATGGGCTATAGCGAAACGCCGGAAAAACACCTTAATCCTGGTTCATCGAACAACGTTGCTGGACCAGTGGCGCGAACAGTTGGCTCTGTTCTTGGATATTTCGAGGAAATCGATAGGAGCAGTCGGGGCAGGCCGGAAGAAGGCGACCGGGATTCTCGACATCGCTATGCTGCAAAGCATTCAGAGGAAAGGAGAAGTGGCCGACCTCGTTGCGGATTATGGTCATGTCATTGTGGATGAATGTCATCATGTGTCCGCCTTCACGTTTGAACGCATCATGAAAGAAGTCAAAGCCAAGTACGTGCTTGGTCTCACGGCCACGCCCTTACGCAAGGACGGTCACCATCCGATCATCTTCATGCAATGCGGGCCAATCCGACACATAGTTCACATCAAGCAAGCCGCTGCCAATAGACCGTTCGAGCACTTTGTAATTCCAAGGGCAACGGGATTCTGCGTAGAAGCTGTAAATCCCTCCATTCACGACATCTATGCCAAGTTAGTCCAGGATATGCCCCGTAACCACCAAATCGTGGCCGATGTTGCTGCGGCCATCAGTAGGGGACGTGTTCCCCTCATACTCACCGAACGCATCGAACATATAGCGACCTTGGAATCGATGCTATGCGACAAAATCGACGAAGTGATCGTGCTTCGAGGCGGCACAACGAAGAAGAACCGAGTCTGCCTCCAGAATCGGTCGGGTGAGGACGGCAAATCGCGGTACGTCATTCTTGCCACTGGCCGGTACATCGGAGAAGGGTTCGACTACGCACCTCTCGACACTCTTTTTCTCGCTATGCCGATATCATGGCGGGGTACGCTGCAGCAATATGTCGGTCGTCTGCACCGTCTGCATGCAAGTAAAAACGAGGTGCGTGTGTATGACTACGTAGACCACGACGTTCCCATGCTGGCGCGTATGTTTGCTAAGCGCCTTCGTGGTTACCGCGCAATGGGCTATGTAATCCAGGACGTCAATGAACAATTACCTTTGCCGGTATCCTCATTGAATATTGCAAGTCGCGGAGAGTAA
- a CDS encoding GxxExxY protein: MGDERDPQTYAILGACYTVHGVKGCGFHEPVYHECLAIEFEFLGIPFIHEQPFSIEYRERPLQAKYYGDFVCYSEVLLELKAVDKLTDKHVAQTINYLKASGLHRALLINFGAPSLEFKRFVH; encoded by the coding sequence ATGGGGGATGAGAGAGACCCGCAGACGTATGCCATATTGGGCGCGTGCTATACCGTGCATGGGGTAAAAGGATGCGGGTTCCATGAGCCCGTTTATCATGAATGTTTGGCGATTGAATTTGAGTTCCTTGGGATTCCATTTATTCACGAGCAACCGTTTTCGATCGAATATAGGGAGCGGCCTTTGCAGGCGAAATACTATGGAGACTTCGTTTGCTATTCGGAAGTGTTGTTGGAATTAAAGGCGGTGGACAAATTGACGGACAAGCATGTCGCCCAAACAATCAATTATTTGAAGGCGTCCGGGCTACATCGCGCACTGCTAATTAATTTCGGCGCACCGAGTTTAGAGTTTAAGCGTTTTGTTCATTAA
- a CDS encoding sigma-70 family RNA polymerase sigma factor has translation MDDKEAIEKTLAGTVEAFGCLVSRYQPMVYAVAVARVYDRQDAQDLSQEAFLRAYTRLPMLKNHDAFAPWLLTILRRLCVDFMRGKWRTERLQQTLHGSEQLAEMSADPRQGISALDTTRTLWSRVGQLDDISREVLSLHYGQELKVSEIAALTETKESTVKMRLHKARAVLGDRIGDLKGVWGIAPLPTFSPAIMEAISAVGPLKGGIAASSLLGGALAFPALISLFWWSTEWDVKRWHNHAPAGMLTQRKRIIIRGVLLFAAALLLAPLVAAVIAASITAAHLHGLQTVLAPYWVIYWLIVAAAFGAIFKREIDLLSPREKVKQLAGLGGAIVVLAAVSLWPAYSLGALGVFLVLQRFVVNKSNIALGAVPPGFWVAPLLTHGVVTAVTTIPIAEKQIKPWLTILNEYGLVAPPLRKDKESFTVRLRLRGSLFEKMAWGTHSSSLRVNTQGMVSCSIIPRDYVSLVQHLGLDELPGRQELATSLGDSFTRALGTYAKGGDKVAIAASLGLVQCPIDSTKTYGFLLQRYVLPLIGVVLIVIFVLRLLS, from the coding sequence ATGGACGACAAGGAGGCCATAGAAAAGACCCTCGCCGGCACAGTAGAAGCTTTCGGATGCCTGGTATCCCGCTATCAACCTATGGTTTACGCTGTCGCGGTAGCGCGAGTCTACGACCGCCAGGATGCCCAGGATCTGAGCCAGGAGGCCTTTCTTCGCGCCTACACGAGGCTGCCGATGCTGAAAAATCATGATGCGTTTGCGCCGTGGCTCCTCACGATCCTAAGACGGCTCTGTGTGGATTTCATGCGCGGCAAGTGGCGCACAGAACGCTTGCAGCAAACCCTGCATGGATCCGAACAACTTGCCGAAATGTCGGCTGACCCCCGGCAAGGAATCAGCGCACTAGACACAACCCGTACGCTGTGGTCGCGCGTGGGCCAGTTGGACGACATTAGCCGCGAGGTCCTGAGTTTGCACTACGGGCAGGAACTGAAAGTGAGCGAGATTGCGGCGCTCACCGAGACGAAGGAGAGCACGGTCAAGATGCGACTCCACAAAGCCCGAGCCGTATTGGGGGATAGGATAGGGGATCTCAAAGGGGTCTGGGGGATCGCCCCGTTGCCGACATTCTCGCCGGCTATCATGGAAGCTATCAGCGCCGTGGGTCCTCTCAAGGGGGGCATTGCAGCGAGTTCCTTACTGGGCGGCGCTCTTGCATTCCCGGCACTAATTTCACTGTTCTGGTGGTCCACAGAATGGGACGTGAAGCGCTGGCATAATCACGCGCCTGCCGGGATGTTGACCCAGCGCAAGCGAATCATCATTCGGGGCGTCCTCCTTTTCGCCGCTGCGCTGCTCCTGGCGCCACTCGTTGCTGCTGTCATTGCTGCTTCAATCACCGCGGCGCATCTGCACGGGCTCCAGACCGTCCTGGCTCCTTACTGGGTAATCTACTGGCTGATTGTAGCCGCGGCATTCGGGGCCATATTCAAGAGGGAGATTGATCTCCTCTCACCACGGGAGAAGGTTAAGCAGCTTGCCGGCCTTGGGGGCGCAATCGTAGTACTTGCGGCGGTGTCATTATGGCCTGCTTATAGCTTAGGCGCCTTGGGCGTCTTTCTGGTGCTCCAACGGTTCGTTGTTAACAAATCCAACATCGCGCTAGGCGCCGTTCCGCCCGGCTTCTGGGTTGCCCCATTGCTCACGCACGGCGTTGTTACCGCGGTTACGACAATCCCGATTGCAGAAAAACAGATCAAGCCTTGGCTCACGATATTGAACGAATACGGCTTAGTGGCGCCGCCCCTAAGAAAAGACAAGGAGAGCTTCACCGTGCGGCTTCGTTTGAGGGGTTCTCTGTTCGAGAAGATGGCGTGGGGGACGCATTCATCATCTCTTCGCGTGAACACTCAGGGCATGGTTTCATGCTCGATAATTCCACGCGACTACGTCTCCCTCGTCCAGCATCTCGGACTGGACGAACTCCCTGGACGCCAGGAACTGGCCACGAGCCTTGGAGATTCGTTCACGAGAGCTTTGGGGACCTACGCCAAAGGCGGCGATAAAGTGGCGATCGCGGCCTCATTGGGCCTGGTTCAATGCCCAATTGACTCGACGAAGACGTACGGTTTCCTGCTGCAAAGGTACGTTCTACCCCTCATCGGTGTTGTCCTCATTGTGATCTTTGTTCTCCGCCTGCTCAGCTAA
- a CDS encoding TIM barrel protein → MSASKNTYPKLHNAAWPGLVGKGEGSEPPISLDKMIELTTAAEVDGVKFDGMDLFLSDPHISIDIDVDGVKKLADTFRSKDLAIGSLVAPVWPPTGGGSTMGSAEERKQFVAQVKKACNIGKQLRELGARPYGVIRIDSACGVGDWDANPTEGTRKIADTFREACDVAEGYGERLAAEGEICWGGMHSWKEMIKLLELVDRPKTLGFQADMAHTLLYTLGANAEKDAILPAGYDWKDKGVLDAALKTLTDALRPWTIDFHIAQNDATVFGSGSHDKTGRHCLPNDPNGKLDIVKHAGLWMRGADGKPMKAFQHVCWDGCMFPNATMMKQETWNSILGVMAKVRDAHGW, encoded by the coding sequence ATGAGCGCATCGAAGAACACGTATCCAAAACTTCATAACGCCGCGTGGCCGGGATTGGTCGGTAAGGGGGAAGGTTCGGAGCCGCCAATCAGTCTGGACAAAATGATCGAACTCACGACCGCCGCGGAAGTGGACGGCGTGAAGTTCGACGGTATGGACCTGTTTCTGTCGGACCCACACATCAGCATCGATATCGATGTCGACGGCGTGAAAAAGTTGGCCGACACATTCCGCTCAAAGGACCTTGCGATCGGTTCGCTGGTGGCGCCGGTGTGGCCGCCGACGGGTGGCGGTTCGACGATGGGCAGCGCGGAGGAGCGCAAGCAGTTTGTCGCGCAGGTGAAGAAGGCCTGCAACATCGGGAAGCAACTGCGCGAGCTCGGCGCGCGCCCGTATGGCGTTATCCGCATCGACTCCGCATGCGGCGTCGGCGACTGGGACGCAAACCCAACGGAAGGTACCCGCAAGATAGCCGATACGTTCCGCGAAGCGTGCGATGTGGCGGAGGGTTACGGCGAGCGCCTGGCCGCCGAAGGCGAAATCTGCTGGGGCGGTATGCACTCATGGAAGGAAATGATCAAGCTGCTCGAACTGGTTGACCGCCCGAAAACGCTCGGGTTCCAGGCGGACATGGCGCACACATTGCTCTACACGCTGGGCGCGAACGCGGAGAAGGACGCGATTCTGCCCGCAGGCTACGACTGGAAAGACAAAGGAGTGCTCGATGCGGCGTTGAAGACACTCACGGACGCGTTGCGCCCGTGGACCATCGACTTCCACATCGCGCAGAACGACGCAACGGTGTTCGGTTCGGGTTCGCACGACAAGACGGGCCGCCACTGTCTGCCGAACGATCCGAACGGCAAGTTGGACATCGTGAAGCACGCGGGCCTGTGGATGCGTGGCGCGGACGGGAAGCCGATGAAGGCGTTTCAGCATGTTTGTTGGGATGGGTGCATGTTCCCCAATGCGACCATGATGAAGCAGGAAACGTGGAACAGCATCCTGGGCGTGATGGCGAAGGTTCGCGACGCGCACGGCTGGTAA